ACTGAACTGATTTTGTTGTTATCAACAAGCACCGAATAGCCGTTTAGCAATTCACAACCATCAAACACTAGTGCATTGGTTAGGGCGTACATCATTGGCTTATCCTAAATATTCTTGATGTTTTCGGCTTCCAGCTCATGAAAGTAACGTACTGTTTTTACTTTCAATTCCATAGTGGAAGGTTGGTCACATACTATCATCGCTTTAGGATGAAGTTGTAGGGCAGAAATAGTCCAAAGGTGGTTTACGCTGCCTTCTACCGCGGCTTCTAGCGCTTGGGCTTTGTTGTGTCCGGTCACCAATATAAGAATTTCTTCTGAATCAAGTAGAGTTCCCACTCCTACCGTAAGCGCCAGTTTTGGCACTTGCTCTAAGCTGTCGAAGAAGCGTGAATTAACCATACGGGTATCTTCGGTAAGGGTTTTAACCCGCGTTCTTGATGCCAAAGACGATGCAGGTTCGTTAAAAGCGATATGCCCGTCAACACCTACGCCACCCATAAACAAGTTTATTTTTCCGTATTGTTTAATTTTAGCTTCGTATCTGGCGCATTCTGCTTCTAAGTCTTCGGCGTTACCGTCGAGCAAGTTAATGTTCTCTGCTGGTATGTCTATCTGCGAGAAAAAATTGTTGTGCATAAAGCTGTAGTAGCTTTCTGGATGGTCACTAGGGATCCCAACATATTCATCCATGTTAAACGTTACAACGTGCTCAAAACTTAGTTCACCTTGTTTATGCAGTTCTATTAAGTGTTGATAAGTAGCTAGCGGCGTACCTCCAGTAGGGCAACCTAATACAAATGGGCGCTCAGCTGTGGGCTTATAGGACTTAATTTTCTCCGCGATATAAAGGGCGGACCATCGTCCTACTTGGTTTTTGTCGAGTAATGGTATTAATCTCATGATCGTTCTCCACTAAATTTAGGCTTAGTTTAGCAATATAATTCTCTTTGAAAAATAAGTTTTCGATATTTTGTGATAAATAGCCTGTTTTAGTCTCTATTGTTCGTGCTTGTGTCACATTTTTGCGGTTCTTTATTTGCGTGTGAATTTTTATTATTTACACTGCGAATTAAGTTCTTGGTGAATCATTAATCAACGAAATAACCAATGATGCACCAAGCTCGAATAGGCAAACGCTACTGGAAAATTGAACTTGGTTATTAATAACCATAACGAGGGATACTATGTTTAGCTATTTACAAAAAATTGGTCGAGCCTTAATGGTGCCCGTTGCTGTGCTACCAGCAGCAGCCATTTTAATGGGAATAGGTTATTGGATTGATCCGAACGGCTGGGGCGGTAATAGCGCGCTGGCAGCATTTTTGATTAAATCTGGCGCTGCTATTATCGACAACATGTCGGTACTGTTTGCTATTGGTATTGCCTATGGTATGTCTCGTGACAAAGACGGTGCTGCCGCGCTAGCCGGTTTTGTTGGCTACATGGTAATAACCACTTTGCTTTCTCCGGGAGCCGTAGAGCAAATTGGCTTGGTAACGCTAAATGATGCAAGCACACTGGCGTTTTCTAAAATCGAAAACCAATTTGTAGGTATTATCAGCGGTATTATGGCGGCCGAGCTGTATAACCGTTTTTACCAAGTTGAGCTGCATAAAGCGTTGTCCTTCTTTAGTGGTAAGCGTTTAGTTCCTATTCTTACCTCGGTAGCCGGTATTGTGGTGGCCTTTGTATTAATGTACCTGTGGCCGTTAATTTTTGGTGGCCTAGTTACTTTTGGTGAGAGTATTACCGGTATGGGCTCGGTAGGCGCGGGTATCTACGGCTTCTTTAACCGCTTACTCATTCCAATTGGCCTTCACCATGCACTAAATGCTGTGTTCTGGTTCGATATGGCCGGCATTAACGACCTAGGCAAGTTCTTGAGTGTTGCTTCTGATGCTGTGCCTGGAGAAACAGGCCGTTACATGGCGGGCTTCTTCCCGATTATGATGTTTGGATTACCAGGGGCGGCGCTAGCTATCTATCACACCGCTAAAGCTGAGAACAAAACTAAAGTTGCATCAATTATGATTGCCGCTGCTACAGCTTCGTTCTTTACCGGTGTAACAGAGCCGCTCGAGTTTGCCTTTATGTTTGTAGCTCCAGTACTCTACGTTGTACACGCGTTACTTACTGGTATCTCGGTATTTATTGCTGCGTCTATGCAATGGATGGCGGGCTTTGGCTTTAGTGCTGGTTTGGTTGATATGGTGTTGTCATCACGCAATCCGCTTGCTACCAACTGGTACATGCTGATTCCACAAGGCTTAGTATTCTTCGCAGTTTACTACTT
The Agarivorans aestuarii DNA segment above includes these coding regions:
- the nagB gene encoding glucosamine-6-phosphate deaminase, with amino-acid sequence MRLIPLLDKNQVGRWSALYIAEKIKSYKPTAERPFVLGCPTGGTPLATYQHLIELHKQGELSFEHVVTFNMDEYVGIPSDHPESYYSFMHNNFFSQIDIPAENINLLDGNAEDLEAECARYEAKIKQYGKINLFMGGVGVDGHIAFNEPASSLASRTRVKTLTEDTRMVNSRFFDSLEQVPKLALTVGVGTLLDSEEILILVTGHNKAQALEAAVEGSVNHLWTISALQLHPKAMIVCDQPSTMELKVKTVRYFHELEAENIKNI
- the nagE gene encoding N-acetylglucosamine-specific PTS transporter subunit IIBC produces the protein MFSYLQKIGRALMVPVAVLPAAAILMGIGYWIDPNGWGGNSALAAFLIKSGAAIIDNMSVLFAIGIAYGMSRDKDGAAALAGFVGYMVITTLLSPGAVEQIGLVTLNDASTLAFSKIENQFVGIISGIMAAELYNRFYQVELHKALSFFSGKRLVPILTSVAGIVVAFVLMYLWPLIFGGLVTFGESITGMGSVGAGIYGFFNRLLIPIGLHHALNAVFWFDMAGINDLGKFLSVASDAVPGETGRYMAGFFPIMMFGLPGAALAIYHTAKAENKTKVASIMIAAATASFFTGVTEPLEFAFMFVAPVLYVVHALLTGISVFIAASMQWMAGFGFSAGLVDMVLSSRNPLATNWYMLIPQGLVFFAVYYFVFKTMIIKMNLKTPGREDATEEEASLSVGGSHSDTADLVLTMLGGTDNLVLVDNCATRLRLEVKDSDQVNVNELKKHVPGVIIPSKTAVQVVIGPHVEFVANELKLLAAK